ATATGGAGACTCTCTGCGGCACAAAATGCTAAACTGGAGCTTACACTTTGAGAGGAGAATGTGCTTATGTGACTGTGAAGAAATCAGTACTTGCAGGAGAGGTGAGACAAGCTACCAAAACCCACTGCGAGAGAGAAAGGTACTCACTAAAAGCTTAATATTCAAGGTCGTCTGCTTTGCTTCAAAGCTTCAACAGTGTGAGCTAAGGATCTAACTTGACTACAACAGCATACACTGTATGTCAGAGCCACATCCTTCCCTCCTGAGTTCCCATACAAGGATCTGTAAAACTGCATAGTGGTcagaagaaacacacacaacaagAGCCTGTAAGCTGTGTGTGATGGGGGGAAATATGGACtctcaaagcaaacacagcactttGAGGATAACCAGAAACCTCACTTTTAGCCTCCAGATTTGGAGAAACTAAGTGTAACAAGTGTAAAATAACTCACAGAGGGTATTTCCTCCTGCACACCTGTTTAAAACGTAGCTGAACAAAAGCACAATTTGAAagagctttgctgcttttccatggAGCCATTCCAATCCAAAGCACCTGCTCAACCTCCTCCAGCTTCAGTTGGAGCCAGTGCTGGTCCCACACACAGAGTCACCACACTGTGGGGAATGGTCTATTCCCAACACACACTTCAGCTTGACTTGATTTGAACCTGCGTTCTGAAGCAGCTTCGTGCTTCAGGGCTTGTTCAGAATTAACTGCTGCTTACAGAAAGTATCAGCCCTCGACCATTTCAAAAGTGTTTTAATCAGGGAGCTCCTTTGTGATTCATGTATCTGATTTATTTAAACGGTGCTCTTGCAGACCCACACCTTTTAATATTCCCTTCCATAGGTGTACAGATCCCAGAAGTGATTCTTTTCAGacagttttttggttttttgaaaatatgcattttccACCCTCATCGCATTTTCAGTCATCTCTATAGATTAGACTACAATAAAGTGCATATATTATATTCCTCTGGTATACAGGCAACTAAGTTGgggactgaaaaaataaatcatactgCAAATTGAAAACCACACTCACACAAAGAAGCTCTCACTGTTGCCATTCAGCACCCCGCAGTTCAGTTACCCACTGAATACTgccaaaaatacttttttttccccgagtcagttagttgttttttttttaacagaacttatatcattaaaaataatggttCCTTTTCAATTAGACGATGATAATCATGAGTTCATGCAATCCTTGAAGCTGCGGTTACCCCAAGGCCGGCAGTCTGCCTTGAtaacttgttttatttacttattttaccCTTTGGATCCAGGCTTCAAACTTGCGAAAGCTTTGGAGTTCTTAAGGGAATGTGAAATTTcattgagaaaagaaataaaatgagaatcCCTTTCTGACTTCTTGGACTCAAAAATAACTACAATGGTGAAATGAGGTTCAGGGCGAGTCAGAAAATAGGTGCTTTGGACTTTGTCATCGTAGAAATGAACAACCTTCTCCAAAGTGTTGAGGTCAGAGGTTCTGTCAGTCATAATCATGATTACATTGGGCCAGTGCATAACTGGCCTGTCACTGGGCAGAGACACCACTGCGGGATACTGATCCACTCCTTTGGGAGCTTCCCTGTAAGAGTGGGGATGATGATAACCATGTCCTTGAAAACTCTCCGATCCACGATTGTCAAAGATTAAGGAGACGTTGACAGCGTCGTATTTACGAATGAAACTGGAAATTTTCCCAAAGTAATCAGGATTGGTTTTAGCAGTcagagttttcatttcagaagcgGTCGTTTGTCGGCTAAGGGCCTCGTGAAAGTAAAAGCTAAACTTGGCAAGGAGAATGTTTTTGAGTTTCACCAGCCAGAGGAAGAGGTGAGGAGGTTGCACGGCTTTCTGGGACTGCCCCCCAAACAGATGCTTTTTGGTCTCTCGTTGTTTTTCGAATATCTGGCCCCACGTCTGTAGCTTTGTGTGAGCGCTGTGCAAGTTGACCAGGGATGGAAGGAATTTCCACTCTGAGATCTGAGCCTGAGCCTTTAAGAGGTGCGCAAGCACATCTACTTCCAGCTGAAAACTGCTTTCAAGAGGACTGAGGATTGGGTGATGAAATCTAGAAAACACAACATTATTCAAGACATGAGAAACGCTATATGCAACAGTGAGGTTATCAGCTAGTACTTATCAATTCACAGGCAGAACACAAAACGCCAAGGCAGGCTGAAGCCAACAAGTTACCCTGTTAATCTAAGAACTGCTACTTAGCATAACTAGgacaaacattttaatgagaatACAGCATGCCTACATTAGCCTATATTGATTCACGAGCTACTACAGCAACATTCCTCTTTACATTCAAGTGGCTTTGGTTCaattttaaatgtcttctgGTGGCAATGTCTTGATAGTTGTCAAATAGTACTAAGATATCGAGTTTAAATAAAGTTATCTTACGTTATAAATATCCTGGGTCTGGatactataaatatatataggaatatatatatattcctagGGGCAACAGACAGCGTAAGGGTGAGTTTATCTGACCTTTCACTTGAGAGAGTCAACTGACTGACAGAGAAATACTGTATGGGAAACACACGTCAACATTAACAGCCCTCAGAAACTGCTCTGAGATATGACCCAACAACAGGAAGGAATAAAGGATGggctttgtttcagaaatatccTGCACAATACTGGGGAGAACCAAGCTATCCAGACAGCTCCAGGAGCATCATAGAGTGTCTCCATCTTAGGAATTGCTTATTGTCCCAGAGCAAGATTGTTGGTGTTTTCCCCAGCGAGAAGACAttgcttatttctttaatgAGATTGTAAGAGTGACTTAGAGTTCTTAATGTAAGAAACCACAAAGGCAAGCATCAAAGACTCGTGCCCCTTCTGCTAATTCCAGTAGCTCTCAAAACAAGTGATAATACCATAAAACCTTTCAAGGAGGATCAAAAACAATAATAGTCTATACTAAAGGCTAATACTATTGGGAAATCAATCTGAAATTTACCCAGACACAGGCACGTGCAGATTAACGCATGGCTTTAGAATGTGTCTGCTCAGTTCTAGGCTTAAAACTAAAATCAACACACAAAGATCTGTTCTGTTCCTACCAGTTTCACTCAGGTCCATATGGGATTAAGTCATCATTTCCCCTACAAGCACAGCAGTGGATGAAAGAACTGAGTTCTGGCACCTTTCccataaagaaaattattctctgcTTTCTACTGAGTATGAATTAAGGAATTGGGAAGATGGCTCCtataaaataatgaatagaattttatgggttgttttttttttttgagaagtcTTATTTTGAGCCCTCAGCTCAAGGGTGGACATTGCTCACCAACATTCACCTCATGCATGAATTCCTGCAAGGAGCCATGCTTTAAGCTTTCATCCTCAGTATAATTTATGACAGACCATATGCCCGAGTACTTACTGCCAGAAATAAGCACTGACCTTGAGCTATATTTCTTTAGGATGGATTCCAAAATGTTTACCAGTTCCTCAGAGTTAATGAACTTTTGGGTGCTGAGCGTGTACATTTTTTCATAGAAGTCAGCAATTTCCATCCGAGCCTGaacaaaaaaacagagctgttcAGACAGGTGAGAAAGCAGCTCTTCCAAGTGAGGAGCTGTTCCTCCTAGTGCATTGCGACCCGTCGCCACCACCTTCTTCAGCTCATTATGCAGGGATGTGTAGATGGTTCGGATGGAGTCCTTTCGGCTGAAGAATGACTGACCACCTGTTCAGATAAATATGGAGGTATTACCAAATTCCAGGGAGAGCAAAGACAGACAGCAATACTGGAAAGCAAAACCACGTTTGTTTCTCCCCAGGTGTTCCTAAGGGTTATTTATCACAGCATTTTTTCATCAAGAAATAAGTTTCAGCCTATTCTGCAAGAACGAATTGCACATAGAAGCACTCTGCCTAATGTGATGCAAGTCGTGCCTGCCCCGATTCATATTCCAGCAGCCAATGACTGCCACAAAATTTCTTCACACCTGCGCTAGCTGCAGTTTGGGCTTTTTAACAAGGGTTTACTTAACTTTGCTGCTATGATACTCGACTGGAAATACTGTTATCTGTGGAGGTCATGAGCCAACACTAGGTTTTCATAGGCTCCGCTGCTGTTCGTAACTCTGAAACTTTTATGGTGAACTCCCTTAATAACAGCTCCTCAAACACAGAACACTCGGACTACAAAGCAACCATTAGAACAACctagctctctataacttcctgaagggaggttgtagtgaactgggggttggcctcttctctcatgtaatcaatgacagaactagagggaatggttttaagctgcgccaggggagattcaggctggacattaggaagtattacttctcagaaagggtaatcaggcattggaatgcactgcccagggaggtgggggagtcgCCGACCATGGGGGTATTCAAGAAACAACTGGATGTGGagttgatgaatatgatttagctggcAAGTGTcagtaatggttggactagatgatcttctaggtcttttccaaccttgataattctgtgattccttacATGGGAAACATGATATTTGTGTGTACAAACACACAGTTTCCAGTCCCTACCGTACGTTAACATCAACCAGAACTCCAAGGGACAACAACCACAGTTTATCTCAGTGAGGCCACAGCAAAGGTTAATTCATAactaaaactgagaaaaaaatgaagtcaacGCTTCCCTCCCTCCATGTGCTTAACATTAGGattaatttaaaactgaaataaaataagccCTCATTGTGaaaaggtttgggttggaatagACCTTGAAGTTCAGctagttccaaccccaccaccaccagggACATGGACAAAAGATATTCCAGTATGATGTTACCAAAAGACTGCacagaaatcacacagaatcacagaatgacccaggttggaagggacccaaggatcatgtagttccaaccccctgcctggcagggccaccaaacctacacctttactagatcaggttgcccaggccccgtccaacctggtcttgaaacACCTCCGAAGGATGGCGGGCATCCACAaacctccctggcagcctgttccagggcctaacaCTCTCCTAAGTGAAGaaacttcccctaacatccaacctaaatttttccctcttttaaacttaaaaccattccccgTGTCCGCTATttcagccctttcgaagagtttactcccccCCTGGGatgtaagttcccttcaggtattgaaggctgcaatgaggtcacccgcACGCAACTTCTCTTCTCCAgggctgaacaagcccatctccctcatCCTGTCCCCATAGTGGcggtgctccagcccctgctcATCGTGGTGTCCCGGCTGTATTCCCGCACTGTTCCGGTACCTAGCTTCTGGCCCAGGAACGTCATGCTGTGGTAGGCCTTCTCGGCGGCCGCCAGGTGCGCCAGCCCGCCAGCAGCGGCCAGCCAGCTGGCACCCGCCGACTTGTTGGCCTCGCGTTCTTTCTCCACGTTGTCCTTGGCCTTGTCGTACGAGAAGATGCCCAGGTGGGAGAAGAACGTCTCCAGCACCGCCTGCTCCACCGGCACCGGAGCGCCCAGCGGGATGGACTCCCCCATCCCGGCACCGCTTCCGGGTTTCGCTCACAGCGCGGCGACCGGCACAGCTCGCGCCGCTGACCCCGGAAGTCCCCGTCACGTGAGGCGGGCAAAATGGCCGCGGCCACGCGAGATGCGGCGGCACTCCCCGTCACGTGGCACTAGGAGAGCCGCTTATCTACTGCCGCTCCCGCCATGCTTCCAGAGCAGAGCGGGAGCaacacagagagcacagcaTCCGCTCCTGTGTGCTTCCTCTGAGCCTTACAGCCTTAGCACACAATTCACACTATACTGTCTGCTGCGGCAAGAGAAAGAACCTGGGGttcctgatggatgaaagactaacatgagccagcagtcGCTCTGGCAgccaggaaagcaaatgggatcctgggctccatcaggagaggggtggtcagcagggatagggaggtgattgtccctctctactctgctcttgtgaggccccatctgagtactgtgtccaggtgtggagccctcagtacaaaaagatatgagattttggaaagggtccagagagcggacaggaagatgatcagggggctggagcacctccctatgaggacagctgcgagggagttgggtttgttcagctggagagagaaggttgcgggtgtacctcattgcagcctttcaatacctgagggaacttacacccaggaggggagtaaaacTCTTCGAAAGGCGCGACAATAGCAGGACaacggggaaatggtttgaagttaaaagagggaagatttaggttggatgttagggggaagttcttcactaggagagtggttaggcccgGAACaggcctgcccagggaggctgtggatggccccgtccttggaggtttcaaggccaggttggacggggccctgggcaactgatctagtaaatgtttatgtttggtggccctgccaggcagggggttggaactacatgatccttgaggccccttccaacccgggtcattctgtgattctgtgtataCTGTTCTATTAGCTGTCCCAACACACGGGCTTCTAGCCCCATGGGAAGGAggctgctcccacagcagtgCCTGTAGCAGCTCCTATGGAACATCAGAGCCCTGTCCCACCCCCTC
The Coturnix japonica isolate 7356 chromosome 1, Coturnix japonica 2.1, whole genome shotgun sequence DNA segment above includes these coding regions:
- the C1H12orf66 gene encoding KICSTOR complex protein C12orf66 homolog isoform X2, whose amino-acid sequence is MGESIPLGAPVPVEQAVLETFFSHLGIFSYDKAKDNVEKEREANKSAGASWLAAAGGLAHLAAAEKAYHSMTFLGQKLGGQSFFSRKDSIRTIYTSLHNELKKLCFFVQARMEIADFYEKMYTLSTQKFINSEELVNILESILKKYSSRFHHPILSPLESSFQLEVDVLAHLLKAQAQISEWKFLPSLVNLHSAHTKLQTWGQIFEKQRETKKHLFGGQSQKAVQPPHLFLWLVKLKNILLAKFSFYFHEALSRQTTASEMKTLTAKTNPDYFGKISSFIRKYDAVNVSLIFDNRGSESFQGHGYHHPHSYREAPKGVDQYPAVVSLPSDRPVMHWPNVIMIMTDRTSDLNTLEKVVHFYDDKVQSTYFLTRPEPHFTIVVIFESKKSERDSHFISFLNEISHSLKNSKAFASLKPGSKG
- the C1H12orf66 gene encoding KICSTOR complex protein C12orf66 homolog isoform X3; its protein translation is MGESIPLGAPVPVEQAVLETFFSHLGIFSYDKAKDNVEKEREANKSAGASWLAAAGGLAHLAAAEKAYHSMTFLGQKLGGQSFFSRKDSIRTIYTSLHNELKKARMEIADFYEKMYTLSTQKFINSEELVNILESILKKYSSRFHHPILSPLESSFQLEVDVLAHLLKAQAQISEWKFLPSLVNLHSAHTKLQTWGQIFEKQRETKKHLFGGQSQKAVQPPHLFLWLVKLKNILLAKFSFYFHEALSRQTTASEMKTLTAKTNPDYFGKISSFIRKYDAVNVSLIFDNRGSESFQGHGYHHPHSYREAPKGVDQYPAVVSLPSDRPVMHWPNVIMIMTDRTSDLNTLEKVVHFYDDKVQSTYFLTRPEPHFTIVVIFESKKSERDSHFISFLNEISHSLKNSKAFASLKPGSKG
- the C1H12orf66 gene encoding KICSTOR complex protein C12orf66 homolog isoform X1; this translates as MGESIPLGAPVPVEQAVLETFFSHLGIFSYDKAKDNVEKEREANKSAGASWLAAAGGLAHLAAAEKAYHSMTFLGQKLGGQSFFSRKDSIRTIYTSLHNELKKVVATGRNALGGTAPHLEELLSHLSEQLCFFVQARMEIADFYEKMYTLSTQKFINSEELVNILESILKKYSSRFHHPILSPLESSFQLEVDVLAHLLKAQAQISEWKFLPSLVNLHSAHTKLQTWGQIFEKQRETKKHLFGGQSQKAVQPPHLFLWLVKLKNILLAKFSFYFHEALSRQTTASEMKTLTAKTNPDYFGKISSFIRKYDAVNVSLIFDNRGSESFQGHGYHHPHSYREAPKGVDQYPAVVSLPSDRPVMHWPNVIMIMTDRTSDLNTLEKVVHFYDDKVQSTYFLTRPEPHFTIVVIFESKKSERDSHFISFLNEISHSLKNSKAFASLKPGSKG